ATCAAGGTCGTTAAATCAGGTGGCACTGTTTCTAACGTTGGCTATCACGGTGACGGTGAATATCGTCATATTCCACGTGAAGAGTGGGGAGTCGGTATGGCCGAAATCAGTATCGTGACCGACCTCTGTCCAGGAGGGCGACTGCGTATCAAGCGACTCTTGCGACTTCTGGAAAACGACCGCGTCGACCCAACGAAAATGACAACCCACGAGTTCGAGTTTGACGAGATCGAAGAAGCGTTCCGAATGATGGACGAGAAGGCGGACGATATAATCAAGCCGTTAATTCATTTCGAATGAATAGTCAGCACCCAGCAACTGGGCTTCAGTCTCTGGATGCAGCAGGCCCCTAGTAACAGCGATTCGGGAGTTCACACAGAGTTTGTTGAATAGTCGGCGCTTATCTCGCGAGCAAATTTCGATTGAAATCTCCATTTCCTCCATCCATGGATGACCAATTCAAAGCATGAGTCTTGATTGTGCATATCTCACTGTGGACCTGATGCCTCCGCTCGCGACGCGAATTATATGCATTGATGCTTAAGTAATATATATTATGATGGGGATAGTTTGTTCCGAATGCCTTGTGCATAGTTAACATCCAACGATATGATGTTCACGGATACACCCGAGTACTCATTCGGCGGAAGTGAGTGGCAGGTGCCGTAAATATCGAATAAATTCTCGTCAACAGAGGGAAAATCCATGACAGAGACACCTTCGGACCGAGATGAAAAAACAGAAACCGATCTAACCGACGACGTCACCCCGGACGTATCTGAGGAATTGTACTTCCGTTCGACCGACGAGGAGTGCGCCGCCACGCTGTATCACCCCGACGACCCAGGCGAGAACGAAACCCCCTGTGTCGTGATGGGAAACGGCTTCAGCTTGACTCGCCACGACGGAGTGCCTCGCTTCGCCGAACGCTTCGCGGAGGCGGGGATCGCGGCGCTGTCCTTCGACTTCCGTCACCTCGGAGACAGCGACGGTGAGCCCCGTCAGCTAATCGATTACCAGCGCCAGCGCGAGGACTTTGACGCCGCAATCGAGTTCACTCGAACCCTCGAGGGGATCGACGACGACCGGATCGCAGCATGGGGCTACTCGTTTAGCGGGGGGCACGTCCTCCCCGTCGCCGCGGACGACGACCGGCTGGAAGCGGTCATCTCGATGTTTCCGATGCTCGACGGGCTCGGGTTTGTGCGGGAGTACGGGCTGGGCAACAACGTGAGGTACGTAGCTGCTGCAGCGCGCGCCGCAATTGGCCGGCGGTTGATTCGGATGGCCGTTACGGGGCCACCCGGGTCGAGAGCCGTGTTGAATCACGCGGAGGCGGAGCCAGGCTTCGATGCCGTCTGTGCGGAAGACTCGCGCTGGCGAAACGAGTTCCTCGCGAAGCCGAGCCAGCTGATCGCGGAAATTCGACCGGTGCGCGAGGCTTCCAGCGTCCGCTGCCCGGTGTTATTTTGCCTCGGGACCGAAGACACGATGGTGCCGCTGGGGGCGATCGAGCGGGCCGCCGACGGTGCGCCGGAGAGCGAGCTGCGCCGCTACCCCATCGGTCACTTTGACGGGTTCCTCGACGCGTTCGAGGACGTGGTCGACGACCAGCTCGATTTCCTAGACACCCACCTTTCCTCGACAGCCCCGGCCTGACCGGTCGCCGTCGCGTCATAAGTGAAAGGGCTCTGTTTCCGTCCGGCGGCTCCACGGGGCTAGCACGAGGTTATTTGACAGATCCTACACGATGTCATACTGGATCGAGCCGACGGATCAGAAGATTATCACTTGCATCTGCCCCGATTGGAAGAGGCACGATACATCCGCTGGAACCGATACCCTCACGAAGTGGTGAGAGGCCGAGTTTCGACGAACTCCGACCGCTTCTCGAACTGATGTGAAACCATGCCGATGAACTCCCACTGACTGGTTGTACGTACTCAGTCTGTGTATCTATTGTTCTCGTGGTTTGCTACGAATCGCTCGGAACAAAATACGTCAGTCTACTGTATCCATCCTCTATATGCAGTAGGCGCTACTTGTCATCTATTGGGAATCAACAGGGCCGAAAATGCCTTGGTTTTTATTTTGACGGTACTACCTTTCGGGGAGGGTGTCATAGAATCGTTCACAACGATCAGTAGAGAGGATGTATGCAGCACGGCACTCACGTTTATTTCTCATGTACAGGCCGAAACCAACCGCTACATACGGCTGCGTATCGAACGATAGACACCGGTTCAACTCAACGGTTCAACTCAGAAATCAGTTCACGAGCACGCGCTGCCCGTACGTCATCGTCTGCCACCATTTGGGCCGCAATTTCGTCGATCAACTCTTCAGGTGCACCAGCTTCGATGGCGACATTCTTTGCGTGGAGTTTCATGTGGCCTGCTTGAATCCCCTCAGCAGCCAGCGCCCGCATACTCGCAATATTCTCAGCAAGTCCCACGGCGGCAAAGATACCGGAGAGTTGTTCAGCTGAGTTCGCATCTAATATCTCCATCGACGCATTGGCGACGGGATGGTTCCGAGTGGCCCCACCCACGACACCCACTTGGACGGGGACTTCAATACTGCATACGAGATTTCCTTCCGTGTCGATTTCATAGGTTGAAAGCGGGCCATAGTCATCTCGGGCAGCAAAAGCGTGGCCACCGGCTTCGATTGCCCGCCAGTCGTTCATTGTTGCTACCGCTAATGCGTCCATTCCATTGAAGATCCCCTTGTTGTGTGTTGCTGCGCGGTACGGATCGCCGACAGCAAGCGCCCATGCATCAACGATTCTATCCCTGACGGCTTCTCCAGAAAGTGCGCGTTTCTCACTCCTCAGAACGTCCGGTGGAATAGTACAACGTGCTCGTGCTATGCGGCAATCAGCAAGATTCGACAGGACAGATAATATGGTCTCTCCACCAGTTACGTCTTCGATCATGGGAGCTACAGCCTCTGCCATCGTATTCACCGCATTCGCTCCCATCGCATTCTGGACGTTCACGACGAGATGTACAACCGCCATCTCTCCGTTGGGTGTGTCTACGACACGAGCCGTTACGTCCTCACATCCACCACCGTGTGAGACGAGAACGCCCTGATCGTTTGCCTTCGCACGGATCTCACCGGCTCGTTCGAAAACCCGCGACGTTGCTCCGTGTGGATCGCTCAGATTTCGCACCTGGATTTGCCCGATCATGTAAGGGCCGGAGGTGGAGGTCGTGAACCCACCAGTCTCCCGGGCGAGTTTCGCGCCGTATGACGCCGCTGCGACGACAGAGCTTTCTTCGATAGCCATCGGAATCAGTCTGTCATCTCCATCGATTCTGAAGTTCGTCGCAACACTCAGTGGAAACGAGATTGCGCCAATGACATTTTCACTGAGTCGCTCTACGGCTCCGAGATCACGCTCATCAGTATCTATCAATGCCTCATAGGCGTCTTCAGAAATGGAACAACGATCAGCAACGATTTGACGCCGTTTCCCTAGAGACTTGTCGTAGAACCGTGGAATGCGCGAGTCCATACATTGTGGTCAAAGCCCATACAAATATTTCATCTGATTCTGCCCCTCTACCCGATGTGTACACGACCTGTATTGATCGTTTTCAAAGTCCGTGCGAAGCTTTCTATGACACGCTCTTTCGGGACCAAAAGGGGCCGATTATCGGCTCGTCATCTCAGTGATTTTGATGAATGTGGTCACGAAGATCGTCTACCGCATCGAATTTCTCGTTGCACTCGGCGCAGGTGTTGTGATGCAGCGCGACGTGTTGGGTGACGCCAGCTGCCGACTGGAATTCAGCGTCACAGCTTGAGCAAGTGTATCCCATTACGTTATTAACTGAGGTCCTGCTGCATTAAAACGGTTACTAGGAATTAGACACTCTAACCCGGTAAGTTTTAATAAAGTATTAGTGCTGATTGTCACACCGCGTGCGGGCGGCCGGTCACGATAATAGTCCGACGACAGAGTCATCGAACTATAGTAGGCAGTGAAACGATTTACACACCGAACGAAACACCCGCTTGCGAGAGGGTGTGCAATGACTTTCACTGGCTACTATAGGTTTGACCGATCAGTCGTACTTTCGAAAGCCCATGTCTCGAGCCATCTCACGGAATGACTGTCGGCACAGCCAGATATCGTACTTGCCGACCAATCCCTGTTCTCTGCCAGTGTCCCTGCAGACACGTTGATTTCCGGTCTGTCCGCTATTGGGACCGGTACCATCGTTGGCTCTGCCCGCAGAGTCTGTTGCAGTCTCGGCGGTCATGATAACTCACTCGCCCGCCGCCGCAAGGACGATTCGATCGTCGTATCCTCGGCGAGTTCCTCGAGTAATGTCGTTGCATTACAGTTGGCCAATCCATTGAGTGCATAGCGTCGGAACTCCCCGCGGATTCCACCCATCTTGACCAAGATGGAGAGGTTCTTCGTTTCCCCTGACCTGACGAGAGAATCGATTGCCTCGTAGCGTTGGGTTCGCGATACGTTCTTTTTCACTGCCGTTTGGAATGTCGTTGACATTGTATGGTTGATTAGGTTAAGGACGTCTTCTCCTGTCGAACACAATTTGGGATTACCGCGCTCCACAACAGGGTTTTGTGACCTCGTGGGTTTCGATGCCAAGCTGTGATTACCGAGCGCCTTCGAGTAGCGTGCATCGGGTGTTCTCGAGTAGCGCTCCTGGCTACCGAGCGTCTTCGAGTGTGCAATAGGAGCCTTCCCTGGCGGTGATCCACATCTGCTCGGACGCATCCCCGGAGGCGACCGAGTAAATCGTACACAGATCGACTCCCGTCTCCATCGGTTCGACAACTGCGCGACACTCCAGCACAGGATGCTCGAGGGTCGAGAGCGAGTGTCGTTCGGTTCTCCCTTGGTTCCGTTGCCATGACTCAATCGGCGAGTCCGATTTCTTCCTGTCCATCCTGCTCCGGAGCATCCGCTTCGGTTGCTTCGTCTTCGTCGGGAATTTCGAACGTCGGAAATCTGTCTTCGAACGTGTCCCAGTCAGCGTTCATCTCCTGATCAGTGAGGAGACAGAGCTCGAGGTGTTCACGAATCGATTCGTGGTCCATTTCGGTGCCGATCAACACCAGTTGACTGCCGCGGTCGCCCCACTGTTCGTCCCACTTCTCCTCGAGTTCGGGGTACGCCTCGAACTGTGCTTCGCGCTCCTCGGGTGGGAGCGTCGCAATCCAGTTTCCGGCAGGCGCGACGCGAATCGAGCGACCAGCGACGTTCAACATCAGTGCCATTTCCTCACGCCCGGCAAGCCAGAAGTGACCTTTCGATCGGACGACGTTCTCTGGGAAGGCGTCGAGCAACTCCGCGAATCGCTCGGGGTGGAACGGTCGCTGAGCCTCGAAAACGAAGGAAGTCACGCCGTGTTCTTCTTCCGCCGATTCGTGCGGCTCCTGAAGTTCCTGTATCCAGCCGGCCGACCGACTCGCTTCCTCGAAATCGAACCGACCGGTGTCGATTATCTCGTCGACGTTTACTCGGCCGTGTTTCGTTCGGATTATTTCGGCACGGGGCTGGAGGATCTCGAGCGTATTTTCAATCTCGGTAAGCGTCTCCTCGTCGACGAGGTCACACTTGTTCAACAGGAGGACGTCACAGAACTCCACCTGTTCGACCAGCAAGTCGCCGAGGTGTTTTTCCGTCCCGTCGTCGTCGAGGATTTCGTCCGACTGCATCGCTTCGTGGAACTGGTGGGCATCGACGACCGTCACTGCCGTATCGAGATGACAGTTCTCGAGCGGTTCGATGCCGGTTTCTTCGTAGAACTCGGTGGGGTCGAGATCCGATTGATCGAACCCAAGCGTGAGCGTCTGTGCAACGGGGAGCGGTTCGGCGACGCCCGTCGACTCGACGACGATCGCGTCGAAGTCACGGTTGCGCGTGAGTCCGCCGATCGCATCCAGCAGGTCACCACGCAGTTCACAGCAGATACAGCCGTTCGAGAGTTCGACCAGTTCCTCCTCTTCTGTCGAGATATCGGAGGACTCAGCGACGAGATCCGCGTCGACGTTCACCTCGCCCATATCGTTGACGAGGACTGCGAGATCTCTGTCGTCACTTTCGCGCAGCAGGTGGTTGAGTGTCGTCGTTTTTCCGGCGCCGAGTGTCCCAGAAAGGACCGTCACGGGGATCGTCTGTTCAGCCATGTGTTGGCAACAATACTCCCCAGAGTAATATAAGTTATTATCTACAACATAATTCTTATTAACTCCCGGCGAGTGGTTTCGGTACGAGCCGACCGAATCCGTATGACGACATCGCACTCAACCCAACAATACAGCTGTACCATCATCGGCGGGGGAATCCACGGTACGTACCTCGCCCAACGTCTCATCGAAGACGCCACACTCGAACGAGGGGATGTTTGTATCGTCGACCCACACGAACGATTGCTCTCCTCGTTTCGCAAAAAGTCCGCAGCCTGCGGCATGGACGAACTTCGGTCCACCTTCGTTCATCACATCGGAACTGAGCCATTCGGTCTCGAGAGTTTCGCTGAGGCGAACGACCGAGAAGACGAACTCGTCCCCACCGTTGACTACCCCCCGCGCCCGTCGCTCGAGCTGTTTCTGGATTATGCTGACTACGTCATCGACAGAAAGAACCTCGAGTCGATACACCGTCAGGGCCTCGTCGAGAATATTTACGAACGCTCGGGTGAGACAGGCTTTCGACTCGAGACGACGACAGGCCCTATTGAAACCGATCACTGCGTTTTGGCAATCGGAAACGGTGGGCGCCAAAGATGGCCCGACTGGGCGGTCAGTATGGACGGTGTCGATCACGTGTGGGATGGGTTCGATCCAAGCGAATCGGTCAATCGAACCCTCGTCGTCGGCGGTGGCATTACCGCTGCACAACTCGCGATCGAATTGAGCGAGACCCAATCGGTGGGCCTGCTCACGCGACACCCCCTGACGTGGGAGGTATCCGAGGCAGAGCCACCGTGGATCAACTGGTCGCACGTGGAAGCAAACCTGCACAGCCACCCACCGGGCTCGAGCGAACGGTTCGACGTGGCAATGGACGCACGGAACACGGCGACGATTCCACCGTATCTCTACGGAGAGATCGAAAACCGAACCGAGGAAGGCGTACTCACGCTTGCGCAGGGAACGGTCGAGTCCGCAACGGTTGAAGATGGAACGGTACAGCTTACGCTCGACCACGGGTTGGGGCTCCTCGGTGATCGTGTCGTCCTTGCGACCGGGTTCGAACCGGTGTTCGACCACCCCTTCGTCGAGCGGATTGCGGACGAACTAGAACTGGCTCGAGGGTATCGACGAATGCCGATTCTCGACGACAACAGCCTGGCCTGGCAGCGTGAAGGGGGTAAAGCCGTTCCGTTGTACGTGACCGGTGCTCTCGCGCTCGGTACGGTAGGTCCGTACGCGCCAAACATACCGGGAGCCAGACGAGCAGGAGATCGAATTTCCACTGCCATCACGCGAAGCCTTCGTTCGCGAACTGACGCTGCAAGCGAATCGGTACGGGCGACGGAAGTGTCCCATTGAACGGTCCGAAAGATATTCTGCTACAGAATAATGCGTCCGGCGAAAGTATCTGTGGAACAAATGCCTGGCGACAGTATCCAGGAGAAAGAACGTTCGGCGATCCCCGTTGCCAGGAGAAAGAATGCTCGACGAAAGTTGTACGTGAGAGTACAGGCGATTTCGCTCACACCGTTAGGCTCGGGTTTTCACCCTCGAGTTCAGACTCGAGCGAATCGACGATAAGTTCTCCCGCTCGTCTCGCGCCAATGACGTTTCGGGCGAAAGGGCCAAGGACTTGCTGTGCACCAACGCCCGAAACCGATATCCGAGAAGGTGTTCCATTCTGATGGAGCCAACGGAGCGTCTCGTCCTCGAGAGCAGGTGCACCACGGTACCCAGTCTGCAGTGTCGATTCCTGACGGTGCTGTCGAAACAGATGGCTCTCGTAGGGCGACCCGAACCCGGTCGCACAGACCAGTTTGTCGAGACAGAACGCGCTGCCGTCCTGGCAAGTGACGACGACCGTACCACCAGCTTCAGTCGCAACCGCTATCTCCGACCGCTCGAGTTCGATCGCCTTACGCTCGAGCGCCCGCTTTAGTCGGCGAAACACGTACGGCGGCATCGTACCGTCGTATCGAGCCTCGACGATCAACTCTTCGCGTGCACGAGAGGCCGGTGGGTGTTCCTGAAGCTTCTTGGAAACGCCAGAGAAGTGCATCCAGTCGGTGCTCGCCTCGAGTGCCTCGACGCGAAACGGGCTTCGAGCGAATAAGACCACCTCTCGGCCCGGTTGTGCAAGCGTCGTTGCGAGTTGGGCGGCGGTGATGGACCCCCCAACGATTCCAACAGTTGCGGCCTGGTCGATCGACGCGGGATCGAAACCCGGCTCCCAGACGTGTGTTACCGGTTCAGTCGAATGGATATCCGCCGCCCACGTCGGATACGTGAACGACCCACCGTGTCCGATAGCGAGGAAGCAGTATTCGGTGGTCCGTCGACCTGCAGTCGTTTCAATGTCGACGGACCACGAGCCCGGTTCGATAGCAGTGACTCGAGCGTTTACCAGCGACGATTCCAGATCGTATCGATTGCAAACCCACGCTGCATGATCGAAAAACAGTGACGTCGTCGGTCGTTCAGCACCAACCGTACTCGAGACGAGTTCGTCTTCCCGGCCTCGAGCGCGTGCGAAATCTCTGAGCGAAAACGGGTCGGTATCGACGTGATGGACGTATGGCGATCTGAGTTCGGCCATGCCACACTGCTCGCATTTCTGGCGGAACGCCTCGAGCAGTCCGATCGGCTCGATAATGTCTAACGAAGGTAAATCGACCAGGTCAGCCTCCAGGAGCCGGACAGCAAGATGAACCCCGTGAATACCTCCACCGACGATGGTGATGGTGGCATCAGTATCTGTCTCCCGGAACACGTTTAGCACCCCCTGAAGAAAATTGCAGGCTCCTTAGTGATTTCTCGATCTTGCACTAACGGGTGAAACCAAGAGCTGTGGTTCAGTTTCATCCAGGAGTGGGCGAGTGGAAGGTGACAAGCGATGAAGTCGATATGTGGGAGTCTGCTAGCGATGATGTCGATATATTTTCTGTCTCTGGCCGTTAGTAGCGAGAAGTTCGTCGACAACAAGTCAAATACGATGATCGAGATCGTTGAGAAACGGCTCTCAGGTTCGTAATCGGCCTCGTGTCCGCAATACGGGGTTGGTCTCATCTCCAGACTTGTTAGGAAACAATCCACCCATAATATTCAAAGTTGTTATCTGGGGCAGTAGATTTAATAACACGAGGCGAGAATTGGTTACATATCAGTAGACGCCCAGGGGCGTTCCAACCCAAGCGACGACGATCAGAATGAAGACAGCTGAAACACAACCTGATTCCCGACCAGTATCCACGCTGTATGCACTCGTTCAGTGTCGGAATAGTCTCGAGATCTGTACGCTGTATCCACCGACAGTCATCGGACCTCATCGAACCGAGTCGTGGATCCGTGCCACCGGAGATAGCTTCCAGTCGCTCGAGAAGTCCCGATAGCGGTTGTCGGATTCGGCTCACTCGTCGACGTTTGGAAGGACACTCAGATATCGACGCGAGAGAACCACAACCGACTCGCACCGACGAGAGCCGCAGTCATCACCAGTAAGATTGCGACACCCTCGAGGTTATACGTACCCTCGAGGAGAATCTCGTTGGGATCGAAGTATCGCATCGGGGCGATCACCCCGACCGCTTCGAAATCGGTGCCCACCAGCAATGACTCGAGCATGAACAGACCGAAGGTAACCCCGAGTGCAACACGCTGGGCGATACTCGCCCGATCGAACACGACCGATGCGAGCAATCCAATCCCGGCACAGACGAGTAGATACGGAATCGAGAGCAGATGAATTGCGAGGAGGTCCACGGCCGGAATCGGTTCGTCGATCCATATCGCCCCCACGTAGACCACAATCGGCGTCAGGACGTTCACCAGGGTGATCGGTACCAGGATACTGAGGTATTTTTGCAACACCACACTCGATCGAGAGATCGGTAACGAGAGGGTGATATCCATCCGTTCACGGTCCACGTCGTCTGCGATCATACTCGAACACGCGTACGCGAAGTATAGCCCCAGGAGGATTACCCAGCCAAAGACGTATAGTTCAAATGCGAGAAATCCTTCGAGAGAAGCCATCGTTTCGACATCGAACAGTTGCAGAATCTGTTCCGGGTACGCCTCGAGCAGTTCGTCGTCCTCGAACGCCTCACTGAACGACGGGTACGCCCAGATGACAAAAGCCGCAAGGATGGAGAGACCTATCGAGAGGTAGATTCCGCCTTTGACGCGGTTTTTGGCCTCATAAAGGGCGAGCTCAAACATCGGCACCACCTCGAGGAATATCACTGGCAGTATCAGCACCACCATAGAAACGCAAGAAGACGTCCTCGAGTGGAGCTTCCTCGATCGTGCAATCGAGCAGATCGTACTCCTCGAGGAGTGAGAGTAATTCGTTCACGTCACCGGTGTACGTGAACGTGTATTCGCGGTAGGAGTTGGACTCTGTATTGGTATCCGAATCTCCGGAAGGGTTCTCAGTGTCTTGTGTTGGAGTCTCTGATTGCTCTTTTGACGAAATTGTTGGTGTTTCTGCTTGCTCTTTTGGCGGCGTTGATTCTTGGGTGGAGATTTTTCCTCGGTGTCCTTTTTCGAGATCGAACACACCCTCGAGAGATTCCTCGAAAACCGATACTGGAATCGGTGACGTTGCCACGAGACGGACGACTTTCCCACTTCTGTCGAGCAACGACTCGACCGGTTCAACGGTGACGAGCGAGCCCCCTCTAATAATCCCGACTCGGTCACAGAGGCGTCGAACTTCCCCCAGGCTGTGCGACGAAAAGAACACCGTAAGCCCCTGTTCCTGTTCAGCCCGGAGAAACTCGGCGAATCGCTGTTTCATTAACGGATCGAGACCACCCGTCGGCTCATCGAGGATCACCAACTCCGGGTCGTGCATGAATGCCGTGATCAACCCGAGTTTTCGAACGTTTCCATGCGAGTACTCTCGGATCGGTCGCTCGAGTGGAGGATCGAAGAGGTCGATCAGTTCGGCTTCCCGTTCGTTTCCTTTGATAGCGCCGTGTAAGTCGAGTATCTCCCAGCCTGTTGCGGTCTCGTCGAACTGGGGATCGTCCGGTAGATAGCCGATCTTTCGTTTGGCTTCGATGAGTGCCTCCTCCTCGGTACAATCAGCACCGAGCACTCGAGCACCCCCTCCCGTTGGGGAAATATAACCCATGAGCATTCGAATCGTCGTCGTCTTCCCAGCACCGTTGGGACCGAGGTAGCCGAATATCTCGCCTGATTCGACGTCGAACGTCACATCGTCGTTCGCAACGACCTCTCCGTAATCCTTTGTGAGTCCCTCGAGTGTAATCTGAGCCATCTCACCTAATTCCATTATTGTGAGAGCGGTTAGAATTGTGGGTCGTGTACCACAACAGGATTTTGGTGACCAGTTGTTAGAAGATAACCTGCCTCAGGAGGTAGTAGAGATTACACATCTCCCGATCGGAAGCCACACATCACCCGGACGGGGGGACCCCCGTCGCGTTTGTAACTGAGACGGGTAAAAGTGCTAGAGTGACACACATTGTAATAGGAGGAAATCGCCATACTGGACCGTGTCAGATGATGTTAGAGATTTAATCGATCGCCCACAGCGTTGCAAAGTCACAGCCCCCATATCAGGACTACCATATATAAAGACACGTCACTGACACCGTCACAAATGTACTCACAGCCCACAAATGTACGCACACCGTCACAGATATACGCACACTGTTATACCTCACAGATACCGTTGCGTTTCAATGGCTACTAGACGTGCCGTCAGGACGCGAGTTCCCCGAGTCGAGAGTCCTGCAACAGCACCTTTTTGACTATTTCTGGATCCTCGAGTAAGCGGTGTTTCGCGTGTGACCCCTTTCCGCGTCCACGCCCCTCTCGCTCTGATTGGATGACGTTGAGGAAGTTCTGTTCTTGCAGAATCTCCTGTACCCGACGTTCGGAAAGGCTGTCGAGATCGACTTTTCGAGCAACCTGTTGGTACTGTTTGTAGATGATTTTCGTCGGGAACTCGTCCTGAGTACTATTTTCGGTCAGGATAGTCAACGCGTAGAGGATCGCTTTAGCTTGCTGGGGCGAGCCAGCGATGAGTTCAGAGAATCGGTCAGCTTCCGTTTTCTCTTTTGCGGCTCGAACGTGGCGCTCCTTGACGTTTGCATCACCCTGTTTTTTCGCAAGCCGACCGGCGTTTCGCAAAATATCGATGGCTTTCCGTGCATCACCGTGTTCCTGAGCGGCAAGCGCAGACGTCAATGGGATCACGTCATCGGTCACGACCCCATCGTGGAACGCGTCTTTTCGTTTGTCCAGAATATTAATAAGCTGATTCGCGTCGTAGGGCGGGAACACGAGTTCGTCACGAGAGAGACTCGACTTGACGCGTTCGGAGAGCTGGTCCGGATAGTCGATCTTGTTCGAGATTCCAATAATCCCGATCGCCGATTCGGAGATCCGACGATTTTCACCCGCGCGCGAGAGCTTTCGAAGGACCTCATCGTCCTCGAGCATGTCGATCTCATCGAGGATAACGAGCGTAACGTCCGTACACGCATCGATGCAGTT
The DNA window shown above is from Natronosalvus amylolyticus and carries:
- a CDS encoding alpha/beta hydrolase encodes the protein MTETPSDRDEKTETDLTDDVTPDVSEELYFRSTDEECAATLYHPDDPGENETPCVVMGNGFSLTRHDGVPRFAERFAEAGIAALSFDFRHLGDSDGEPRQLIDYQRQREDFDAAIEFTRTLEGIDDDRIAAWGYSFSGGHVLPVAADDDRLEAVISMFPMLDGLGFVREYGLGNNVRYVAAAARAAIGRRLIRMAVTGPPGSRAVLNHAEAEPGFDAVCAEDSRWRNEFLAKPSQLIAEIRPVREASSVRCPVLFCLGTEDTMVPLGAIERAADGAPESELRRYPIGHFDGFLDAFEDVVDDQLDFLDTHLSSTAPA
- a CDS encoding hydroxymethylglutaryl-CoA reductase, degradative is translated as MDSRIPRFYDKSLGKRRQIVADRCSISEDAYEALIDTDERDLGAVERLSENVIGAISFPLSVATNFRIDGDDRLIPMAIEESSVVAAASYGAKLARETGGFTTSTSGPYMIGQIQVRNLSDPHGATSRVFERAGEIRAKANDQGVLVSHGGGCEDVTARVVDTPNGEMAVVHLVVNVQNAMGANAVNTMAEAVAPMIEDVTGGETILSVLSNLADCRIARARCTIPPDVLRSEKRALSGEAVRDRIVDAWALAVGDPYRAATHNKGIFNGMDALAVATMNDWRAIEAGGHAFAARDDYGPLSTYEIDTEGNLVCSIEVPVQVGVVGGATRNHPVANASMEILDANSAEQLSGIFAAVGLAENIASMRALAAEGIQAGHMKLHAKNVAIEAGAPEELIDEIAAQMVADDDVRAARARELISELNR
- a CDS encoding 30S ribosomal protein S14; translation: MTAETATDSAGRANDGTGPNSGQTGNQRVCRDTGREQGLVGKYDIWLCRQSFREMARDMGFRKYD
- a CDS encoding DUF7511 domain-containing protein, translated to MLRSRMDRKKSDSPIESWQRNQGRTERHSLSTLEHPVLECRAVVEPMETGVDLCTIYSVASGDASEQMWITAREGSYCTLEDAR
- a CDS encoding GTP-binding protein produces the protein MAEQTIPVTVLSGTLGAGKTTTLNHLLRESDDRDLAVLVNDMGEVNVDADLVAESSDISTEEEELVELSNGCICCELRGDLLDAIGGLTRNRDFDAIVVESTGVAEPLPVAQTLTLGFDQSDLDPTEFYEETGIEPLENCHLDTAVTVVDAHQFHEAMQSDEILDDDGTEKHLGDLLVEQVEFCDVLLLNKCDLVDEETLTEIENTLEILQPRAEIIRTKHGRVNVDEIIDTGRFDFEEASRSAGWIQELQEPHESAEEEHGVTSFVFEAQRPFHPERFAELLDAFPENVVRSKGHFWLAGREEMALMLNVAGRSIRVAPAGNWIATLPPEEREAQFEAYPELEEKWDEQWGDRGSQLVLIGTEMDHESIREHLELCLLTDQEMNADWDTFEDRFPTFEIPDEDEATEADAPEQDGQEEIGLAD
- a CDS encoding FAD/NAD(P)-binding protein, with translation MTTSHSTQQYSCTIIGGGIHGTYLAQRLIEDATLERGDVCIVDPHERLLSSFRKKSAACGMDELRSTFVHHIGTEPFGLESFAEANDREDELVPTVDYPPRPSLELFLDYADYVIDRKNLESIHRQGLVENIYERSGETGFRLETTTGPIETDHCVLAIGNGGRQRWPDWAVSMDGVDHVWDGFDPSESVNRTLVVGGGITAAQLAIELSETQSVGLLTRHPLTWEVSEAEPPWINWSHVEANLHSHPPGSSERFDVAMDARNTATIPPYLYGEIENRTEEGVLTLAQGTVESATVEDGTVQLTLDHGLGLLGDRVVLATGFEPVFDHPFVERIADELELARGYRRMPILDDNSLAWQREGGKAVPLYVTGALALGTVGPYAPNIPGARRAGDRISTAITRSLRSRTDAASESVRATEVSH
- a CDS encoding FAD/NAD(P)-binding protein; amino-acid sequence: MFRETDTDATITIVGGGIHGVHLAVRLLEADLVDLPSLDIIEPIGLLEAFRQKCEQCGMAELRSPYVHHVDTDPFSLRDFARARGREDELVSSTVGAERPTTSLFFDHAAWVCNRYDLESSLVNARVTAIEPGSWSVDIETTAGRRTTEYCFLAIGHGGSFTYPTWAADIHSTEPVTHVWEPGFDPASIDQAATVGIVGGSITAAQLATTLAQPGREVVLFARSPFRVEALEASTDWMHFSGVSKKLQEHPPASRAREELIVEARYDGTMPPYVFRRLKRALERKAIELERSEIAVATEAGGTVVVTCQDGSAFCLDKLVCATGFGSPYESHLFRQHRQESTLQTGYRGAPALEDETLRWLHQNGTPSRISVSGVGAQQVLGPFARNVIGARRAGELIVDSLESELEGENPSLTV
- a CDS encoding DUF7511 domain-containing protein, giving the protein MKTAETQPDSRPVSTLYALVQCRNSLEICTLYPPTVIGPHRTESWIRATGDSFQSLEKSR
- a CDS encoding ABC transporter permease, giving the protein MFELALYEAKNRVKGGIYLSIGLSILAAFVIWAYPSFSEAFEDDELLEAYPEQILQLFDVETMASLEGFLAFELYVFGWVILLGLYFAYACSSMIADDVDRERMDITLSLPISRSSVVLQKYLSILVPITLVNVLTPIVVYVGAIWIDEPIPAVDLLAIHLLSIPYLLVCAGIGLLASVVFDRASIAQRVALGVTFGLFMLESLLVGTDFEAVGVIAPMRYFDPNEILLEGTYNLEGVAILLVMTAALVGASRLWFSRVDI